The nucleotide sequence TACAACCCACGTTTTCTTGGCCCATCGTAACTACGTTTCGACAAAAAAATACCGAAACGCACGGGCACGAAGTGCACGAATCGGGTAAATCGTAACCTCACGAACCCACGTTCTCTCCTCTTCTAACATTTCTGCAAATCGCACCGTTTTCTTCGCTTCGCAATTCCATAACCGTCTCGCCACCACTTTTTCCCGCTTCCGCAACCACCACCGTAGCGTTCGAAGAATCCTTTTACCGCCGAATCGTTTCTGTACCCTAATTCCTCTTCACACGAATGTGTTCGCTTTAAATCAGTAAGTATAATTTTTCTATCAATTGATCCTTCATATCATAAGAGACAAAAATCTGCACATtgattgttaattttttgtttttgttttatttgtttagttgattaatttaagttttttattttatttttaatttattgtatttAGTGGAAGAAATAGTTGCATCTTGTGACAAAGTTGAAAAAAGTGAAGCAAGTAAAAGAAGTGATGATAAATTTTCAGCTGCTATTGTTGTTAGTGAAGATGAAGAACCTAGAACTGGGATGACATTTAGGTCTGAAGAAGAAGTTATTAGGTATTACATGAATTACGCTAATCGTGTAGGTTTTGGAGTTAcaaaaataagttcaaaaaaTGCAGATGATGGAAAGAAGTATTTTACTCTAGCATGTAATTGTGCAAGAAGGTATGTGAGTACTTCGAAGAATCCTTCGAAGCAATATCTTACCTCGAAAACACAGTGTAGGGCTAGGTTGAATGCTTGTGTAGCTTTAGATGGATCGAGTACCATTTCAAGAATTGTTCTTGAACATAATCATGAACTTGGTCAAACCAAAGGCCGGTATTTTAGATTGGATGAGAGTTCGGGGACTCATGTAGAGAGGAATTTAGAACTTAATGATCAAGGTGGGATTAATGTTGATAGAAATCTTCAATCCGTGGGTCTTGAGATGAATGGGTGTGGAAATCTTACTTCTGGAGAAAATGATTGTAGAAATTTTGTGCAGAAAGTAAGACGGCTAAGACTTGGGAGAGGAGATGTTGATGCAATTCATAGCTTTTTTCATAGAATGCAAAAGCAAAATAGTCAATTTTATTGTGCAATGGATATGGATGATAAAAGGaatatacaaaatttattttgggCAGATGCGAGATGTAGGGCTGCATATGAATATTTTGGTGAAGTCATAACTTTGGATACCACTTATTTAACAAGTAAGTATGACTTGCCATTGGTCCCCTTTGTTGGAGTGAACCATCATGGTCAGACTATTTTATTGGGGTGTGCAATATTGTCGAACCTGGATGCTAAAACTCTTACCTGGTTGTTCACAAGATGGTTAGAATGTATGCACGGACATGCTCCAAATGGCATAATTACTGAAGAGGATAAAGCAATGAAAAATGCAATTGAGGTTGCCTTTCCTAAAGCTCGTCATCGATGGTGCTTGTGGCATATAATGAAGAAGGTTCCAGAAATGTTGGGTAAATACTCCCGTAATGAGTCTATCAAAACACTTTTGCAGGATGTGGTATATGACTCTATGAGCAAAAGTGATTTCATGGAGAGGTGGGGaaatatgatagaacattataaTCTACATGATAATGAATGGTTAAAATGGTTATTTGATGAGCGGCACCGTTGGGTTCCTGTGTATGTGAAAGACACATTTTGGGCTGGAATGTCGACTGCACAACGGAATGAAAGTATAAACTCATTTTTTGATGGGTATGTTAACTCAAAGACAACATTGAAGCGATTTGTTGAACAGTATGACGATGCATTGAATGATAAAATCGAAAAGGAAAGCATGGCtgattttgattcatttaactCAACAATTGCTTGTGTGAGTCATTTTGGCTTTGAAGTCCATTTCCAGAAAGCATTTACCATTGCCAAATTCAAAGAATTTCAAGTAGAGGTCTTTTCTATGATATATTGTAATACTAGCTTTGAAAGATTGGAGGACTTGAATTCTATATTCTCTGTTACTGAaaataagaaagtaaaagagaaaGTTAAAGACGTGGTGTTTAAGGTATCTTTCAATGAAAAGGACTTCAATTTGCAGTGCACGTGCTGCTTATTTGAGTTTAAAGGAATTTTATGCAGACACATTCTTTGTGTGCTTAAGCTCATTGGCAAAACAGATTCAATGCCCTCTTTTTATATTTTGCCACGGTGGAGGAAGTATGTAAAGCGGAGATATACATTGATTAAACATGGTTTTGAAGAATTGCAACGTGTTAATATGGCCTGTGATGCCTTTTATGAAGTTGCTTCTACTATGATAAATTCTGAAGATAATTTACAGAAAGTGATGAATAGGATCAAGGACTTGAAAACCGCGTTATCTTCTAAAGAGCCATCCTCCAGGATTACACAAGAACATACTTCAGTTCCAAACCCCGTGACTAGGATTGTTGATCCAGCAGTAACTCACAGTAATGGGTATCCTCTTTCAAAAAGGAAGACATCTAACGTTGATCAAATTTTAAAGAAGAAGCTTGCAAGACACAAAACTCCAAAGAACAACCAGGAAAATAAAAACGATCAAAGTCAAGAAGAGGTGATCTTGAAATTCgcaaatttattttctctatttaaaCACAAGACTTATGCGCGTGCGTGCGTGTTATAGCATAAATAAATGTCTGATTTTGGGTTTTTTATGGCAGGGCTTATTGTGTACACCTATTCTTCAAGAAACTGATGATGAAGAACATCTTAGTGATGTAAACCAGGTGATGAAAATATAGAACCTGGtgctctttatttttatttgaacatTTACATTGTGGAAATAACTGATAAAATATCTGTTTCGTAGGTTCCATATTGTCCTCAAATCATAAACCAGAATATTTCCTGTTCTGAACTTTTACAGGTATTTATTTGGTTATTTCTTGTGGTAATatggtcaaattttaatatgaaatCAGTAATTTTTTTGCCCGTGTGTTCTTTTTGCAGGCACAACACCATAAGAATGATCAACCATCCTCATAAAGACATAGACCAACCACTGCTCTGGACATGTTGGTTATAGTTGCTGTTAAACAAAGTGGACTGCTTTGCATGCATATATTTAGCTATTTCTCTTACCATTTAAGTAGATAAATCTAGaatgattttgatgttgttgatgtttgatTATTAATCGTATTTGTAGGCTACACAGTATTTCCTATCTTTACATTTAACACTCTAATATTACAGCAATGTAAATACAAGGGCAATTTGTACATTGCCCCACAAAAGTTCTAGCTTACGTATTTACACTTACAATAGCATTGGGTAACTGTTCCTAAAATACTTGATGGTTATACACTTATACTGCTTATGAATCACGAGAGAATGTCTCCTTTGAACTCCGCAATGTGGAATTATAGTTGTATTCCTCTTATGGATATTTGACCTGTCCTTTATTGACCCATGAAGTTGcttctttcaaatatttttgggATCACTGAGAGATTTGACCtctttaatcaaaatttgaacatCTTCTTTGGAATTCTGCATCTAACTCTCCATAGAGTTTTGACGAATTTCTCAGCTGTAATTTAGCAGCACCCAAGCTCTACAGTAGTATAGTACAATGTTCCATTGGTTTTAACTGCAAACAAATATTTTCAGTTCATTCtattataatttcaatttcaacgaGTTTGCCTCTTGGAGAGAGCACAATTTTACTACAATGAAATATATTGCATTCCAACGCCTTCATAAATGGATTTTGTGTCTAGTTGGTAGAAAACAGGCCAGGGAAAGGAAAATGAGAACATTCATGCCAAGTAGGTGTGCCTGCTTGGCAATGTACTCTTGCTGAGGATAATGAAATATAGGCACGCCTTGTTTCTCAGGTATCAAAATAAGAATGATTTGTTTGCTATTTTTTATGAACAATGTGACTGTCGTCCATGGTATACTGTACTAAAGAGAAGGTACCTTAGAtggtataaaatattttactttgttaaAGAGACCACCTGTTATTAACACCATCctttataataaaaagaaaattaaaagcaTGTCTGTAAAAGAATGCAAAATTTATTACTACTCTAGAGACAATATGAAGTGATAATTCTGCTCAGCAAATTATTTCTCTGCAGGATCGTGGAAAAATTGCTAATTTTTTGGCTCTAACTTATTGTAAAGAGATGAGACAATGATATGCAAAAAGAGAATTTGTAGTTCTTAAAAAGAGAAACAAGATGTCGTCCCTTTGAAGTGGGCATTATATAATATAGACGTTAGATTAAGAtgtcaacatatatatatatatatatatatataagggtaTCAAATCACTCTAGCAGTAACTCTTGGCAGAACCATCCAATATTAACATATCATATTATAGACATTAAATTTCACAAATCCACTCGTTGAATTAAAAGTTCAATTCTACAAATTTAGCACAAATAtgagataatgaaataaatattaagCTTGCAAACCACAACAGACTATGACCT is from Medicago truncatula cultivar Jemalong A17 chromosome 1, MtrunA17r5.0-ANR, whole genome shotgun sequence and encodes:
- the LOC112421942 gene encoding protein FAR-RED IMPAIRED RESPONSE 1, which translates into the protein MEEIVASCDKVEKSEASKRSDDKFSAAIVVSEDEEPRTGMTFRSEEEVIRYYMNYANRVGFGVTKISSKNADDGKKYFTLACNCARRYVSTSKNPSKQYLTSKTQCRARLNACVALDGSSTISRIVLEHNHELGQTKGRYFRLDESSGTHVERNLELNDQGGINVDRNLQSVGLEMNGCGNLTSGENDCRNFVQKVRRLRLGRGDVDAIHSFFHRMQKQNSQFYCAMDMDDKRNIQNLFWADARCRAAYEYFGEVITLDTTYLTSKYDLPLVPFVGVNHHGQTILLGCAILSNLDAKTLTWLFTRWLECMHGHAPNGIITEEDKAMKNAIEVAFPKARHRWCLWHIMKKVPEMLGKYSRNESIKTLLQDVVYDSMSKSDFMERWGNMIEHYNLHDNEWLKWLFDERHRWVPVYVKDTFWAGMSTAQRNESINSFFDGYVNSKTTLKRFVEQYDDALNDKIEKESMADFDSFNSTIACVSHFGFEVHFQKAFTIAKFKEFQVEVFSMIYCNTSFERLEDLNSIFSVTENKKVKEKVKDVVFKVSFNEKDFNLQCTCCLFEFKGILCRHILCVLKLIGKTDSMPSFYILPRWRKYVKRRYTLIKHGFEELQRVNMACDAFYEVASTMINSEDNLQKVMNRIKDLKTALSSKEPSSRITQEHTSVPNPVTRIVDPAVTHSNGYPLSKRKTSNVDQILKKKLARHKTPKNNQENKNDQSQEEGLLCTPILQETDDEEHLSDVNQVPYCPQIINQNISCSELLQAQHHKNDQPSS